The following coding sequences lie in one Capsicum annuum cultivar UCD-10X-F1 chromosome 5, UCD10Xv1.1, whole genome shotgun sequence genomic window:
- the LOC107853685 gene encoding uncharacterized protein LOC107853685 isoform X2, whose product MCKAELGVVLEGEKGIGGTKANMSQIVNKVGGPIKPCIGGTKANMSQFVNKVGGPIKPCSKKKTTSGFLEFCSFCKMKLLPEQNIYMYRECRRKQIFKDEKETTKKKQRMADSIVSSSTKNSKSCFNPMFYLAF is encoded by the exons ATGTGCAAGGCTGAACTAGGTGTAGTACTTGAAGGCGAAAAAGGTATTGGTGGAACCAAAGCAAACATGTCACAAATTGTTAACAAAGTTGGTGGTCCAATCAAACCCTGTATTGGTGGAACCAAAGCAAACATGTCACAATTTGTTAACAAAGTTGGTGGTCCAATCAAACCTTGTTCCAAAAAGAAAACTACCAGtggttttcttgaattttgttcATTTTGCAAGATGAAGCTGTTACCCGAGCAAAACATCTACATGTACAG GGAGTGCAGGAGAAAGCAGATATTTAAGGATGAAAAAGAAACTACAAAGAAAAAGCAAAGAATGGCAGATTCGATAGTTTCATCCTCTACGAAGAATTCGAAGTCATGCTTTAATCCGATGTTCTATTTAGCCTTCTAG
- the LOC107853647 gene encoding NDR1/HIN1-like protein 6: MTDRVYPNGTATAAANPNAAPVKNQMYNPNRVPYRPTPTAYHRHNHSRRRSCSGRRCFCMCCFWSILIICIVVLLAAIAGAIFYVLYHPQRPTFSISSLKISNFNLTTNSADDATHLTASLSLTISTKNPNKKLIYKYDTISITALSSNQVVLANGSFRGFTNSPGNITIIHSPLSMVSQVLDADSVTSLKSDLKRKAGMPITILMDTMVVVKMDTLKSKRVGIRVTCEGIHGQTPKGKAPAVASTNNARCKVDLRIKILKWTF, encoded by the coding sequence atgacTGACAGAGTTTATCCTAATGGCACCGCCACTGCTGCTGCAAATCCAAATGCAGCCCCCGTCAAGAACCAGATGTACAATCCTAATCGTGTCCCTTATCGACCGACACCAACCGCCTATCACCGACACAACCACAGTCGCCGCCGTTCCTGCAGTGGTCGTCGTTGTTTCTGTATGTGTTGCTTTTGGTCTATTCTAATTATCTGCATCGTTGTCCTACTTGCCGCCATTGCCGGTGCCATTTTCTACGTCCTTTACCATCCTCAGCGTCCCACATTCTCAATATCTTCACTCAAGATCTCTAATTTCAACCTCACTACCAACTCCGCCGACGACGCTACCCACCTCACCGCAAGTTTAAGTCTCACGATCTCAACCAAAAACCCAAACAAGAAGTTGATCTACAAATATGACACTATCTCTATAACTGCACTGTCGTCTAATCAAGTTGTTTTAGCAAATGGATCGTTTCGGGGTTTCACTAATAGTCCTGGTAACATTACAATTATACACTCACCTCTATCGATGGTGTCACAAGTTCTTGATGCTGATTCAGTTACATCATTGAAGTCAGATCTGAAGAGGAAAGCTGGTATGCCAATCACAATCTTGATGGATACAATGGTTGTAGTAAAAATGGACACATTGAAAAGCAAGAGAGTAGGGATCAGAGTAACGTGTGAAGGAATTCATGGTCAAACTCCAAAGGGTAAAGCTCCAGCTGTGGCATCAACAAATAATGCTAGGTGTAAGGTTGATCTGAGAATCAAGATCTTGAAATGGACCTTTTAA
- the LOC107853685 gene encoding FCS-Like Zinc finger 16 isoform X1: MCKAELGVVLEGEKGIGGTKANMSQIVNKVGGPIKPCIGGTKANMSQFVNKVGGPIKPCSKKKTTSGFLEFCSFCKMKLLPEQNIYMYSDRPFCTRECRRKQIFKDEKETTKKKQRMADSIVSSSTKNSKSCFNPMFYLAF; encoded by the exons ATGTGCAAGGCTGAACTAGGTGTAGTACTTGAAGGCGAAAAAGGTATTGGTGGAACCAAAGCAAACATGTCACAAATTGTTAACAAAGTTGGTGGTCCAATCAAACCCTGTATTGGTGGAACCAAAGCAAACATGTCACAATTTGTTAACAAAGTTGGTGGTCCAATCAAACCTTGTTCCAAAAAGAAAACTACCAGtggttttcttgaattttgttcATTTTGCAAGATGAAGCTGTTACCCGAGCAAAACATCTACATGTACAG TGATAGGCCATTTTGTACCAGGGAGTGCAGGAGAAAGCAGATATTTAAGGATGAAAAAGAAACTACAAAGAAAAAGCAAAGAATGGCAGATTCGATAGTTTCATCCTCTACGAAGAATTCGAAGTCATGCTTTAATCCGATGTTCTATTTAGCCTTCTAG
- the LOC107853684 gene encoding epoxide hydrolase A → MEKIEHKMVAVNGINMHVAELGQGPTILFLHGFPELWYSWRYQIVYLAEHGYRAVAPDLRGYGDTTGAPLNDPSKFSIFHHVGDLVALIEAIAPNEDNVFVVGHDWGATIAWHLCLFRPDKVKALVNLSVHFPRRNPQMNTVERGKAFYGEDYYICRFQVPGDIEAEFAPIGAKSILKKILTYRHPGPLYFPKGKGLEAIPDAPIALSSWLSEEELDYYASKFEQTGFTGGVNYYRALPINWELTAPWKGAQVKVPTKFVVGEFDLVYHMPGVKEYIHNGEFKKDVPLLEEVVVLEGAAHFFNQERPDEINKHIYDFIQKF, encoded by the exons atggAGAAGATAGAGCACAAAATGGTAGCTGTAAATGGCATAAATATGCATGTAGCAGAATTAGGCCAAGGTCCAACAATCCTCTTCTTACATGGCTTCCCTGAGCtctg GTACTCATGGCGCTACCAAATCGTCTACTTAGCCGAACATGGCTATCGTGCTGTGGCGCCTGACTTGAGGGGTTATGGAGATACTACAGGTGCACCCCttaatgatccttcaaagttcAGTATCTTTCACCATGTGGGTGATCTTGTAGCACTGATTGAAGCCATAGCTCCAAATGAAGATAATGTTTTTGTTGTTGGACATGACTGGGGTGCCACAATTGCTTGGCATTTATGCCTTTTTAGGCCAGATAAAGTTAAAGCCTTGGTGAATTTGAGTGTCCATTTTCCCAGAAGGAACCCACAGATGAATACTGTTGAGAGGGGAAAGGCTTTCTATGGGGAAGATTATTATATTTGCAGATTTCAG GTACCAGGAGATATTGAGGCTGAATTTGCTCCAATTGGTGCTAAgtctattcttaagaaaattttgacCTACCGTCATCCTGGACCACTTTATTTTCCAAAAGGCAAAGGTCTTGAGGCTATCCCTGATGCTCCAATTGCCCTTTCATCTTGGCTGTCTGAGGAAGAGTTGGATTACTATGCCAGCAAGTTTGAGCAGACTGGCTTCACTGGGGGAGTTAACTATTACCGAGCTTTGCCCAT AAACTGGGAACTCACAGCACCATGGAAAGGTGCTCAAGTTAAAGTTCCAACCAAATTTGTCGTCGGGGAATTCGACTTGGTCTATCATATGCCAGGTGTTAAAGAGTACATACATAATGGTGAATTTAAAAAAGATGTCCCATTGTTGGAGGAAGTTGTGGTTTTGGAAGGTGCAGCTCACTTTTTCAACCAAGAAAGGCCGGATGAGATTAACAAGCACATCTATGACTTCATTCAGAAGTTCTAA
- the LOC107853682 gene encoding UDP-glycosyltransferase 71K1, giving the protein MSKLELVFVPAPAIGHLVSLCKFAETLLKRDERLCVTILIIRPPPPWDASIDAYIRRSSYDTEGSQIRYMILPQVEPPSSEELAKSFENYISLFIANYRPLVKEAIVSNKWSDLNTKIVGLVIDMFCSSMIDVANELDIPSYLFFTSGAGFLGFLFYMSVWHDQVGREFNRSDADLKIAAYAHPVPSKVLPNFAFVKEGYDSFRNHGVRFKETKGILINTVAEFESHAVNSLASDPELPPVYTVGFLLDPEGQTGTGNSKSEDDEIMKWLDQQPPSSVLFLCFGTRGNFEPPQLIEMAIALERSEVRFLWSIRLPVDAETTKLDEILPEGFLERTKDRGIVCGWAPQVDILEHKATGAFVSHCGWNSTVESLWHGVPIVTWPLYAEQSMNAFQLVRDVEMAVELRLDYRMHDSDHREIVTAEEMERAIRCIMDSENPMRKRVEDMGEICRKAQMEGGSSFISVGLFVETILDS; this is encoded by the coding sequence ATGAGCAAATTAGAGCTCGTATTTGTGCCTGCCCCGGCCATCGGTCACCTAGTTTCGCTATGCAAGTTTGCAGAGACCTTGCTTAAAAGAGATGAAAGGCTATGTGTAACAATTCTGATTATAAGGCCACCCCCACCGTGGGATGCCAGCATAGATGCCTACATCAGGCGAAGCTCCTATGATACTGAGGGCAGTCAAATTAGATATATGATACTTCCTCAAGTTGAACCGCCATCTTCAGAAGAACTAGCTAAGTCTTTTGAGAACTACATCTCTCTTTTTATAGCAAATTATCGACCCCTTGTCAAGGAAGCAATAGTCAGCAACAAGTGGTCTGATTTGAACACGAAAATTGTTGGACTAGTTATTGATATGTTTTGTAGTTCAATGATTGATGTGGCAAATGAACTTGACATTCCTTCCTATCTTTTCTTCACTTCTGGTGCTGGTTTTCTAGGTTTTCTGTTTTACATGTCCGTTTGGCATGACCAAGTTGGGAGAGAATTTAACCGATCTGATGCTGATTTAAAGATAGCGGCCTATGCTCATCCAGTACCCTCAAAAGTTTTGCCTAATTTTGCATTTGTCAAGGAAGGTTACGACTCATTCCGCAACCATGGTGTCAGGTTCAAAGAAACTAAAGGAATTCTCATCAACACAGTTGCAGAATTCGAAAGTCATGCTGTCAATAGCTTAGCATCTGATCCTGAATTACCTCCGGTTTACACGGTAGGATTTCTTCTTGACCCCGAGGGTCAAACAGGTACGGGAAATTCCAAGTCTGAAGATGATGAAATCATGAAATGGCTAGACCAGCAGCCACCTTCGTCTGTTCTTTTTCTGTGCTTTGGAACCAGAGGTAATTTTGAGCCGCCACAGCTAATCGAGATGGCAATCGCACTTGAACGGAGTGAGGTTAGGTTCTTGTGGTCAATACGTCTTCCTGTGGACGCTGAAACTACAAAATTAGATGAGATATTGCCGGAAGGGTTCTTGGAGAGGACAAAAGACAGAGGAATAGTATGTGGATGGGCACCCCAAGTCGATATCTTGGAGCACAAAGCCACTGGAGCATTCGTATCTCATTGTGGGTGGAATTCGACTGTAGAAAGTCTATGGCATGGAGTTCCAATTGTTACATGGCCGCTTTATGCAGAACAAAGCATGAACGCGTTTCAATTGGTGAGAGATGTTGAGATGGCAGTGGAGCTGAGATTGGATTACAGGATGCACGATAGTGATCATCGTGAAATTGTGACTGCAGAGGAGATGGAGAGAGCTATAAGATGCATAATGGACAGCGAAAATCCCATGAGGAAGAGAGTCGAAGACATGGGAGAGATTTGCCGGAAGGCACAGATGGAGGGTGGATCTTCTTTCATTTCTGTAGGACTATTCGTTGAAACTATTCTTGATTCCTAG